CGTGTTCGGTTTTGCTCCGCCGCAAAATAGAGAAGAAGCTCCTGTTCCTGAGGTTTCAAAACAGCCTGTTTTTGTTTCCGATACCGCAGACAGAACTGCCGAACCAATTTCTGCCGTTTCGGAAAATCCCCGCGGCGCGGATGCTTCCATAGACCGCATGCTTAAGCTTGTCGGAGCGGAAATACTTTACGTCGAAGAAGACAACGTTTCCGACGGTTCGGAGAGCGACAGTTAAATGACCGACAAACCGTTCGTGCATCTGCACGTACACAGCGAATACAGTCTGCTTGACGGGGCTAACAAATGCCCTGATCTTGCGAAGCGTGCCGCTGAATTCGGCATGAACGCGCTTGCTCTTACAGACCACGGCGTAATGTACGGCTGTGTTGACCTATATCTTGAATGCAACAAGGTCGGAGTGAAGCCGATTATGGGCTGCGAGCTTTACGTTGACCCTGAGGGGCACCTCTGCCAGGAGGGAAAACGCAAGAACAATCACCTTGTTCTGCTTGCCGAAAACGAAGAAGGCTATCACAACCTTATGACGCTTGTGTCGATAGCGAATACCGACGGTTTTTATTACAAGCCGAGAATAGACCACGAACTGCTTGCCAAATATCACAAGGGACTGATTGCATCTTCCGCGTGTCTTGCAGGCGAGATACCGCAGTTTATACTTTCCGGCGATGAAAAAGGCGCGGCAGACTGCGCCTGTATGTATCGTGACATTCTCGGCGAGGGAAATTTCTTCCTTGAGCTTCAGCACAACAGCGTTCCCGAACAGGCAATAGTGAATAAAAGACTTGTTGATATAGCCCGCAAGTATAATTTCCCGCTTGTAGCGACAAACGACGCTCATTACCTGAACAGGGAAGACTCAAAATGGCACGACGTTCTGCTCTGCATAGGCACGAACAGCAGCGTTGACAATCCGAACCGCTACAAATTTACAGGGGACGATTACTATTTCCGCAGTCCTGAAGAAATGTGGAACATATTCGGCAGCGAACTGCCTGAGGCGCTGATTAACACTCAGGAAATTGCCGACCGCTGCAACGTAAAGCTTGAATACGACACAGGGCATTATTATCTGCCCGAATTTCCTATACCTGAGGGAGAAACGCTTAACTCCCACCTGAAAAAACTTGCCAACGAAGGCTTGCGCAGACAGCTGAAAACCGAAAGCGTTCCGGAAGAATATCAAAAAAGGCTGGACTACGAGCTGAGCGTAATAGAGCGCATGGATTTTCCCGGCTATTTCCTTATAGTTTCAGACATTATTATGGCGTGCAAATCAAGGGGAATTCCAATCGGGCCGGGCAGGGGAAGCGCAGCAGGCTCCCTTGTCGCGTGGTCTTTGGGTATTACGGAGCTTGACCCTTTGCGTTTTGATTTGCTGTTTGAGCGTTTCCTCAATCCTGAACGAATAAGCATGCCCGATATTGATACCGACGTTTCGGACAAACAGCGCGAAGAGCTTATCGCCTACGTTGTGCAGAAGTACGGCAAGGATCATGTGGCGCAGATTATAACGTTTGACCGAATGATGATACGCGCGGCAATAACGGACGTGGGCAGAGCTTTGGATATGCCTGTGCCTGATGTGCGCAAGGTTACGAAGCTTATACCGAATACGCTGAAAACGGGTATCAAAACGATACCTGAGGCGATAAACATGGTGCCCGATTTGAAGCAGCTGTATGACAACGACCCTAAGGTAAAGCGTCTGCTTGATTTCGCTTCCCCGATAGTCGGACTTGCAAGGCACTGCGGACAGCACGCTGCGGGAGTTGTGATTACCCCGAAGCCGCTTATAGACATGGTTCCGCTCAGAAAGTTTGACAAACAGAACAGAGAACAGATAGTAACGCAGTATTCAATGGACCCTGTGGCTCAGCTGGGGCTTGTCAAGATGGACTTCCTTGGTCTGAAAACGCTTTCAATGATACAGGGAGCGCTGCGCAACATAGAACGCAACGGCAAAGGAAACATAGACATAACGGAAATCCCTCTTGACGACGAAGACACCTTCAAAATGCTGCAGAGAGGCGATACGCTTGGTGTATTCCAGCTTGAATCGGCGGGAATGACGGAGCTTATAAAAAGGCTGAAGCCTGACTGCTTTGAGGATATGGTTGCTCTTGTGGCTATGTACCGCCCCGGACCTCTTGAGAGCGGAATGGTTGAATCCTATGTCAGACGCAAGCACAACGAGGAAAAAATTCAGTATTTCCACCCTGCGCTCGAAAAATGCATGAGAGAAACCTACGGGGTTATGCTCTATCAGGAGCAGGTTATGCAGAGTGCGTCCATACTTGCGGGCTACACGCTCGGTCAGGCAGACAAGCTCCGCAAGGCAATGGGAAAGAAAAAGAAAGAGGTTATGGCGGAGCAGCGTGACAAATTCGTTGCCGGTGCGACAAAAAATAATGTTACAGCCGCGCAGGCGAACGACATTTTTGACAAAATAGAAAAATTTGCGGGCTACGGCTTCAACAAATCACATTCCGTCGCCTACGCGCTTATAAGCTACCGCACGGCGTGGCTGAAAGCGCATTATCCGGCGGAATTCCTTGCCTCTTATCTGACGAGCGTAATCGGCTCAGGCATGGAGGAACTCGGAAATTACATACGCAGGGTTCGCGACGACGGATACGAGGTTCTTCCGCCTGACATAAACGAGTCCATGGAAGAATTTTCCGCCGTGAACGGTATTATACGCCTCGGGCTCTCAGGA
The genomic region above belongs to Candidatus Equadaptatus faecalis and contains:
- the dnaE gene encoding DNA polymerase III subunit alpha, with protein sequence MTDKPFVHLHVHSEYSLLDGANKCPDLAKRAAEFGMNALALTDHGVMYGCVDLYLECNKVGVKPIMGCELYVDPEGHLCQEGKRKNNHLVLLAENEEGYHNLMTLVSIANTDGFYYKPRIDHELLAKYHKGLIASSACLAGEIPQFILSGDEKGAADCACMYRDILGEGNFFLELQHNSVPEQAIVNKRLVDIARKYNFPLVATNDAHYLNREDSKWHDVLLCIGTNSSVDNPNRYKFTGDDYYFRSPEEMWNIFGSELPEALINTQEIADRCNVKLEYDTGHYYLPEFPIPEGETLNSHLKKLANEGLRRQLKTESVPEEYQKRLDYELSVIERMDFPGYFLIVSDIIMACKSRGIPIGPGRGSAAGSLVAWSLGITELDPLRFDLLFERFLNPERISMPDIDTDVSDKQREELIAYVVQKYGKDHVAQIITFDRMMIRAAITDVGRALDMPVPDVRKVTKLIPNTLKTGIKTIPEAINMVPDLKQLYDNDPKVKRLLDFASPIVGLARHCGQHAAGVVITPKPLIDMVPLRKFDKQNREQIVTQYSMDPVAQLGLVKMDFLGLKTLSMIQGALRNIERNGKGNIDITEIPLDDEDTFKMLQRGDTLGVFQLESAGMTELIKRLKPDCFEDMVALVAMYRPGPLESGMVESYVRRKHNEEKIQYFHPALEKCMRETYGVMLYQEQVMQSASILAGYTLGQADKLRKAMGKKKKEVMAEQRDKFVAGATKNNVTAAQANDIFDKIEKFAGYGFNKSHSVAYALISYRTAWLKAHYPAEFLASYLTSVIGSGMEELGNYIRRVRDDGYEVLPPDINESMEEFSAVNGIIRLGLSGIAKAGDKAVASIVAARSEGGNFKSFWDFCKRVSNGQVNKGVVESLAKAGAFDSLEPNRASVLKSVQLFMDVAARQNQDNNQGSLFVGLDDEADIPQLVETEDFSLREKLEYEKESTGLYISGHPFDKFENVVAPYITCPLKNAGQWQTSKEPLITAGLLSSSKERFTKKGDPMGIITLEDAVTKLEVVLFPKVWAVYKPFLVPGELYIVKGQPKEDRGVSVLADEIYTEQDYKEKLARHFTVVLDEDKLPADEVFFRRFVDVLARHKGNAAVRLKLTGSERNLVSLLRVKVDDTDDSLKEELTVLAQDAVSFE